Within the Flavobacterium sp. CG_23.5 genome, the region GGATATGAAAGAATAAAACCATATTTAAGAATGACTCCTCAGCCCAACAAGTAGTTTTTATCATGGGAATGTGGAAATAAAAAAAGTACAATGAAACAGTTTCATTGTACTTTTTTTTAAATTTTAAATAAGAGAAGTTCTTTCCCTATTAGTTTCTGCAGTTCAGTCGTCTTACACTAAATTCTTTATTTTGGCATATTGCAATAACATAATTGTTTTTGCATCTTTTATTTCTCCTGATTCAATCATAGCATAGGCCTGATCATAGGACATTTCCATCACATCTATATTTTCCTCTTCATGTGCAACTCCGCCGCCTGCGCTGACTTTCATGGAGTCGTTATATTCCCCAACAAATAAGTATAAAATTTCCGTTACGGCACCAGGAGACATGTAGGTTTCCATTACTTTCTGAACCTTAGTAAGTCGATAGCCAGTTTCTTCTTCGGTTTCTCTAATGATACATTGTTCTGGATGATCTTCGTCCAAAAGTCCTGCGCAAACTTCAATCATCATTCCGGTTTCATTTCCGTTGAGATACGTTGGTAAGCGAAACTGTCGTGTTAAAATTACTGTTTTTTGTTTTGTATTATAAAGTAGAATAGCCGCTCCATTTCCACGATCATAGACTTCACGTTTTTGGGTTATCCAAGATTCGTCTTTTTTTTGATAATCAAAAGTTACTTTGTTTAAAATATACCAGTTATCAGAAAGCAATTCGGTTTTTTGTATTTTAATAGTTGGATTTTTCATTCGTAGGAATTGATTTATATACTAAAAAAAACGCTCTGAATTTTCAGAGCGTTAAGTAATTTTATTTAAGAATAGTTTGCTTTCTGTCTGGTCCCACAGAAACTATTTTGATAGGAACTTCCACTTCTTTTTCAATGAACTCTATATATTCTTTTAATTCAATTGGCAATTCATCGTAAGTTGTCATACCAGTTAAATCAGCTTTCCAACCTTTGAATTCTTGGTAAACAGGAGTAACGTTTTCTGGCTCGATGTTGTATGGGAAGTGAGAAATTTTCACTCCTTTATAAATGTATTCCGTGCATACTTTCAAAGTTTCAAAACCCGAAAGTACATCACCTTTCATCATCATTAATTGGGTTACACCATTAACTTGAACAGCATATTTTAGCGCTACTAAATCTAACCAACCACAACGTCTTTGTCTTCCTGTAACAGATCCAAATTCATTTCCTACACGTGCCATAGTTACGCCATCTTCGTCAAAAAGTTCTGTTGGAAATGGGCCGCTACCTACGCGGGTTACGTAAGCTTTGAAAATTCCGTACACTTCTTTAATTTTATTTGGAGCAATTCCTAAACCGGTACAAGCACCAGCCGCAGTAGTGTTTGATGAAGTTACAAATGGATAAGTTCCGAAATCAACATCTAGTAATGAACCTTGAGCTCCTTCACATAATATTGATTTACCTGCTCTTTGCGCTTGGTTTAAATATTCTTCGCTATCAATAAAATCTAATTTTTTTAATTCTTCAATCGCTTCAAAAAATTCTTTTTCTAATTCAGCTAAGTTGTATTGAATGT harbors:
- the nudK gene encoding GDP-mannose pyrophosphatase NudK, with the protein product MKNPTIKIQKTELLSDNWYILNKVTFDYQKKDESWITQKREVYDRGNGAAILLYNTKQKTVILTRQFRLPTYLNGNETGMMIEVCAGLLDEDHPEQCIIRETEEETGYRLTKVQKVMETYMSPGAVTEILYLFVGEYNDSMKVSAGGGVAHEEENIDVMEMSYDQAYAMIESGEIKDAKTIMLLQYAKIKNLV
- a CDS encoding adenylosuccinate synthase, giving the protein MTVDLLLGLQWGDEGKGKIVDVLTSNYDIIARFQGGPNAGHTLEFDGIKHVLRTIPSGIFHSNNINIIGNGVVIDPVVFKSEIDGLAKFNLDLKSKLIISRKAHLILPTHRLLDAASEASKGKAKIGSTLKGIGPTYMDKTGRNGIRVGDIELEDFADRYRALADKHEAMIAFYNVDIQYNLAELEKEFFEAIEELKKLDFIDSEEYLNQAQRAGKSILCEGAQGSLLDVDFGTYPFVTSSNTTAAGACTGLGIAPNKIKEVYGIFKAYVTRVGSGPFPTELFDEDGVTMARVGNEFGSVTGRQRRCGWLDLVALKYAVQVNGVTQLMMMKGDVLSGFETLKVCTEYIYKGVKISHFPYNIEPENVTPVYQEFKGWKADLTGMTTYDELPIELKEYIEFIEKEVEVPIKIVSVGPDRKQTILK